The following proteins are encoded in a genomic region of Candidatus Hinthialibacter antarcticus:
- a CDS encoding cache domain-containing protein — translation MSLRFRLTLGLIAVILLAYAFLSVVVIQHVNRVFLHEVQNRVRLDLNSARRVFDGHAKQILERLETVRDLHQTELNIQHLKDDIHNLFSSVQNKKICDLMLLVNPEGEVIFRAHQPDNTSGDYSQNPLVEQVLQTRAPATGAFLAPLDQLTVENPELAARANIQLIETPAAKPTDAVELNQGMVLGAAVPIYHQSDPNQLLAVAYGAILLNRRYDLVDAIRDEIYQEPVEGKHIGMATVFQGDVRIATNVPTVEQGRAEGTRLSEVVYQRVLENGEVFADKAFVVNDWYITAYEPIRDPSGAIIGALYVGLLETPFTQPQRVIIIFFLLMVLSSVLATLILLSLLIKRLLAPIAPIMKMAHRVIEGDLSARVGIRPKDDMGVLCEAIDLMADAVAQREAMIKQHAHQQISQSEKLASIGRLAAGVAHEINNPLTGVLTFAHLLREKPNLTGQDKDDLNVIVNETTRVREIVRGLLDFARESPSKKEPLQVNDVIMRAIKLVGANKEFRNITIQTALDAQLPLTYGDPNQLLQVVLNLCLNACEAMPSGGQLTINSEQIDDRVIVTIQDTGCGIIPDNLEKIFDPFFTTKPVGKGTGLGLSVSYGILKAHGGMLECESEFNVGTTFTLSLLLENQQELNQTNSE, via the coding sequence ATGAGTCTGCGATTTCGGCTCACGCTTGGTTTGATCGCCGTTATTTTATTGGCGTACGCATTTCTTTCCGTTGTCGTCATCCAACACGTCAACCGCGTTTTTTTGCATGAAGTCCAAAACCGCGTCCGGCTTGATTTAAATTCCGCCCGCCGGGTGTTTGACGGTCATGCAAAGCAAATTTTAGAACGACTGGAAACTGTCCGCGACCTGCACCAGACCGAATTAAATATCCAACATCTAAAAGATGATATCCACAATCTATTTTCATCCGTACAGAATAAAAAAATCTGTGATCTGATGCTTCTCGTCAATCCAGAGGGCGAGGTCATTTTTCGCGCACATCAACCAGACAACACAAGCGGCGATTATTCGCAAAACCCTCTGGTTGAGCAAGTGCTGCAAACACGCGCCCCGGCGACGGGCGCATTTCTCGCGCCGCTAGACCAACTTACGGTGGAAAACCCGGAATTGGCCGCCCGCGCAAACATCCAATTGATAGAGACGCCCGCTGCGAAGCCCACCGACGCCGTCGAACTCAATCAGGGAATGGTGCTGGGCGCCGCAGTCCCAATTTACCATCAAAGCGACCCAAACCAGCTGCTCGCGGTTGCATACGGCGCCATACTGCTGAACCGTCGCTATGATCTTGTCGACGCCATCCGCGATGAAATTTATCAAGAACCCGTGGAAGGAAAACACATCGGCATGGCGACCGTGTTTCAAGGCGACGTTCGCATCGCGACCAATGTCCCCACCGTCGAACAAGGCCGCGCCGAAGGGACCCGCTTAAGCGAAGTCGTCTACCAACGCGTCCTCGAAAACGGCGAAGTGTTCGCCGACAAAGCCTTCGTTGTCAATGATTGGTACATTACCGCCTACGAACCCATCCGCGACCCGAGCGGCGCCATCATTGGGGCGTTATACGTGGGGCTGCTCGAAACGCCGTTCACCCAGCCGCAGCGGGTCATCATTATTTTTTTCTTACTGATGGTCTTGAGTTCCGTCCTTGCAACGCTCATTTTGCTTTCGCTTCTCATCAAACGCTTGCTGGCGCCAATCGCTCCCATTATGAAAATGGCGCACAGGGTCATCGAAGGCGACCTGAGCGCCCGGGTCGGCATTCGCCCCAAAGACGATATGGGCGTGTTATGCGAAGCGATTGACCTCATGGCGGACGCCGTCGCCCAACGCGAAGCCATGATTAAACAACACGCCCATCAGCAAATTTCTCAAAGCGAAAAATTAGCGTCCATCGGGCGCCTGGCAGCGGGGGTCGCGCACGAAATTAATAATCCATTGACCGGCGTCTTGACCTTTGCTCATCTGCTTCGCGAAAAACCCAACCTGACCGGGCAAGATAAAGACGACCTCAATGTGATCGTAAACGAAACCACCCGCGTTCGTGAAATTGTGCGGGGCTTGCTTGACTTTGCGCGTGAATCGCCGTCCAAAAAAGAACCGCTGCAAGTAAATGATGTCATTATGCGGGCCATCAAGTTAGTCGGCGCCAACAAAGAATTCCGCAACATAACAATTCAGACGGCGCTCGACGCTCAACTGCCTCTCACTTACGGCGACCCGAACCAGTTGCTACAAGTGGTTCTCAATCTTTGCCTCAACGCTTGTGAGGCCATGCCGTCCGGCGGACAATTAACAATCAACTCCGAACAAATAGACGATCGGGTTATCGTCACGATTCAAGACACAGGTTGTGGAATTATTCCAGACAATTTAGAAAAAATATTCGACCCCTTTTTCACCACCAAACCCGTCGGCAAAGGCACCGGCCTCGGGCTTAGCGTCAGCTATGGAATTTTGAAGGCGCACGGGGGTATGCTGGAATGTGAAAGCGAATTCAATGTAGGAACAACCTTTACGCTGTCATTACTCTTAGAAAATCAACAAGAATTGAACCAGACAAATTCTGAATAA
- a CDS encoding CotH kinase family protein, translated as MRLLFILFIFHILCTPFSIAAAYEGIVINEILAANTSTNLDQRNYNFGDWIELYNSTDEPQDLRSCYLTDDPFDLKKWRIIRARMAPKSHTLIWADAEPSIDHSNFKLNQTGEFIALVSKDGEIIDSLFYPAQMADVSYGRSPDASSIWRYFMEPTPNAPNLKTGEISLNRIAAPVASLPAGFYDQRVRVTLDADADAQIHYTLDGSLPTLDSPLYQRRLVFSQTSVLRARAFSVGRIPSRVVTHTYLIGEQVALPVVSLAAEPDHFFDDEIGIYVDGSNGTTGNCSDDPRNWNQDWERPVSVEFFETDGAPGFTLDAGVKIYGGCSRQRDRRSLAIFAREKYGAAELAYPLFPDKPIQSFQSFVLRNSGNDAEHTLIRDGLMQATVKGQLDIDYQSFRPAVVFLNGEYWGLYNIREKINEHYAASNHGVAPDQVDLLYNDRKIFSGEKDHYEALRLFLLRNDLADADTYRWVKTQMDINEYINYQIAQIYFSNTDWPSNNLKYWRPHTPSGRWRWILFDTDFGFGLKDNGLSHNTLAFALDPNETGWPNPAWSTLLFRKLIRNDEFKQTFIQRFTVCLQAAFEPARVMDLVESFSAQIAAEIPRHISRWDAPDSLQAWQNKISGMNTFARVRPRVIYRNLEREFDLNERIAIEIKTIGDGRVYVAGAPLFDGENQIELYADIPVTLRAVPLAGSRFVNWEPFDETHADKISLTPQSAQTISAVFEPGPSLVINEIHYHPFIGSGNQDYEYIELLNAGKTHMDLEGYKLSGGVNFIFPEEMSISPGDYLILAKDASLYPHLECQVLSWGDSKLANEGERIHLQGPMGETIDSVHYNSSSIWSHNADGAGFSLSLVDPNSDHDDPDNWFASPSPGGTPGQQNFQTPPTKIQDWMYHN; from the coding sequence ATGCGCCTGTTATTTATATTGTTCATCTTTCACATTCTATGTACGCCGTTTTCCATTGCGGCTGCGTACGAAGGCATCGTCATTAATGAAATTCTCGCCGCGAACACATCAACCAATTTAGACCAACGGAACTATAACTTCGGCGACTGGATCGAACTCTACAACAGCACGGATGAACCCCAGGATTTGCGCAGCTGCTACTTGACCGATGACCCGTTTGATCTAAAAAAATGGCGAATCATTCGCGCCCGCATGGCGCCCAAATCCCACACGCTGATATGGGCGGACGCCGAGCCGTCGATTGACCACTCTAATTTCAAACTCAATCAAACAGGCGAATTCATCGCGCTTGTCTCAAAGGACGGCGAAATCATCGACTCGCTTTTTTACCCGGCGCAAATGGCGGACGTCTCCTACGGCCGCAGCCCAGACGCCTCGTCTATCTGGCGTTATTTTATGGAGCCGACACCCAACGCACCCAATTTAAAGACCGGAGAGATTTCTCTCAATCGCATTGCCGCGCCTGTCGCGTCGCTCCCGGCGGGTTTTTACGACCAGCGCGTCCGCGTTACGCTTGACGCAGATGCAGACGCGCAAATTCACTATACGCTTGACGGCAGCCTCCCCACGCTTGACTCGCCGCTCTATCAACGCCGTTTGGTTTTTTCGCAAACCAGCGTCCTGCGCGCCCGGGCGTTTTCTGTCGGTCGAATCCCGAGCCGCGTCGTAACGCATACGTATTTGATTGGCGAACAAGTGGCCCTGCCAGTTGTATCGCTAGCGGCGGAACCCGACCATTTCTTTGATGACGAAATTGGCATTTACGTCGATGGCTCCAATGGAACCACCGGCAATTGCTCTGATGATCCGCGCAATTGGAACCAGGATTGGGAACGCCCCGTTAGCGTTGAATTTTTTGAGACGGACGGAGCCCCTGGCTTTACGCTGGATGCAGGCGTTAAAATTTACGGTGGATGCAGCCGTCAACGCGACCGGCGCTCGCTCGCCATTTTCGCCCGTGAAAAATATGGCGCCGCAGAACTCGCCTATCCACTGTTTCCCGACAAGCCCATCCAATCCTTTCAATCGTTTGTTCTACGAAATTCCGGCAACGACGCAGAACACACTCTCATCCGCGACGGCTTGATGCAAGCGACCGTCAAAGGCCAATTGGATATTGATTACCAAAGTTTCAGGCCCGCGGTTGTGTTCCTAAACGGTGAATACTGGGGGCTGTATAACATTCGGGAAAAAATCAACGAGCATTATGCGGCCTCCAACCACGGCGTTGCGCCCGATCAAGTTGACCTGCTCTACAACGACCGCAAAATCTTCTCTGGCGAAAAAGACCACTACGAAGCCTTGCGATTGTTCTTGCTGCGAAATGACTTGGCTGATGCTGACACATACCGTTGGGTCAAAACTCAAATGGATATCAATGAATATATCAATTATCAAATCGCGCAAATCTATTTTTCTAACACCGACTGGCCCAGCAATAATCTAAAATATTGGAGACCACATACGCCATCCGGCCGCTGGCGTTGGATTTTATTTGACACCGATTTCGGGTTCGGCCTCAAAGACAACGGACTATCGCACAACACACTGGCATTTGCGCTTGACCCCAATGAAACCGGATGGCCCAACCCGGCCTGGTCAACGCTGCTGTTTAGAAAACTCATCAGGAACGACGAGTTTAAGCAGACCTTTATTCAACGATTCACTGTTTGTTTACAAGCAGCATTTGAACCCGCCCGCGTGATGGACTTGGTCGAATCATTCAGCGCACAAATCGCCGCCGAAATCCCAAGACATATTTCACGTTGGGACGCTCCCGATTCATTACAGGCTTGGCAAAATAAAATTTCTGGAATGAATACGTTCGCGCGAGTCCGGCCTCGAGTAATCTATCGCAACCTTGAACGCGAATTTGATCTGAACGAACGTATCGCTATCGAAATAAAAACAATCGGCGATGGGCGTGTATACGTCGCTGGGGCGCCGCTATTCGACGGAGAAAACCAGATTGAACTTTACGCCGACATCCCGGTTACGTTACGCGCGGTCCCGCTCGCCGGCAGCCGTTTCGTCAATTGGGAACCCTTTGACGAAACCCACGCAGATAAAATTTCACTAACGCCGCAATCTGCGCAAACCATTTCAGCCGTATTTGAACCTGGCCCTTCTCTTGTTATCAACGAAATTCACTATCACCCGTTCATTGGAAGCGGCAACCAAGACTATGAATATATCGAACTATTGAATGCGGGCAAAACGCACATGGACTTAGAGGGATACAAACTATCCGGCGGCGTGAATTTTATCTTCCCAGAAGAGATGTCGATCTCGCCCGGCGACTATCTCATTCTGGCGAAAGACGCTTCGCTCTATCCGCATCTTGAGTGCCAGGTTCTATCATGGGGAGACAGCAAACTAGCGAACGAAGGTGAAAGAATTCATC
- a CDS encoding response regulator: MKLLLVDDDPDILALAALALETIGGFSVMKAECAVTMEAAVDQETPDAIILDFELDGVSGPELLSQLRERPELKTQPAIFITAKADSLNVDDYRELGVKGILKKPFEPRSLPDDVRRLLES; the protein is encoded by the coding sequence ATGAAATTATTATTGGTTGATGACGACCCGGATATCCTGGCGCTGGCCGCGTTGGCATTAGAGACGATTGGCGGTTTCTCGGTTATGAAAGCCGAATGCGCAGTGACGATGGAAGCCGCCGTCGATCAAGAAACGCCGGACGCAATCATCTTAGATTTCGAACTGGATGGCGTGAGCGGCCCCGAACTGTTAAGCCAGTTGCGCGAACGTCCTGAGTTGAAAACGCAACCGGCCATCTTTATTACCGCCAAGGCGGATTCACTCAATGTTGACGATTACCGCGAACTGGGCGTGAAGGGCATTCTCAAAAAACCGTTCGAGCCGCGAAGCCTGCCCGATGACGTTCGCCGGTTGCTTGAATCGTGA
- a CDS encoding response regulator: MTSFEDQLRAEYVEKIDGLVQALETASHSFRTGDPGAENSIRRIAHMLRGSGATYGFPEITQTAQIVEESAESDLVEALDALLTVLRQTSHTPDDNTSILIIDDDASSADLLKVVLTKPDRDIQIAYDAAEAKALIAQNSFSLIVLDIVLSDVDGRDFLMKLRQAPKTASIPILIVTGLVGDQPRQECMALGATHFFAKPYELKEIGQTVTDELEKHQVGQSNERTDLDTGLPNRAEFCVTYDEVCQTNSKAQLVMAFIDIDSFSMIQDRYGSENARLVIIRTAALITEQLNDADILARWNGEDLVVLFPSSDVNQAKQCISAALENLRSEPMSLGGADSITLTFSAGIASVSAPQPVDEAVLKAQRFCYLAKSEGRNRIAIEQESTREAKKTLLLAEDDELIASIIKHRLGREGFEVAHFTDGESALNAAQERLYSIVVLDVKMPVMDGFEVLSRLRETSEYAKRPIVLLTAMGSEKDIVRGFKLGANDYILKPFSPVQLLARVQRLLKA; this comes from the coding sequence GTGACATCATTTGAAGATCAATTACGGGCGGAGTATGTCGAAAAAATTGACGGTTTGGTCCAAGCGCTGGAGACGGCTAGCCATTCGTTTCGGACTGGCGATCCCGGCGCAGAAAACTCCATTCGGCGAATTGCGCACATGTTGCGCGGGTCCGGCGCGACCTATGGATTTCCCGAAATCACGCAAACCGCTCAAATCGTCGAAGAATCTGCGGAGTCGGATTTAGTTGAAGCATTAGACGCGCTGCTGACCGTTTTGCGTCAAACCTCGCATACGCCGGATGACAATACGTCAATTCTGATAATTGATGACGACGCGTCATCGGCGGATCTCCTCAAGGTTGTGCTCACAAAACCGGATCGCGATATTCAGATTGCCTATGATGCGGCTGAAGCCAAAGCCCTGATTGCGCAAAACTCTTTTTCGCTTATTGTTCTTGATATTGTGTTGTCGGACGTAGATGGGCGCGATTTTTTGATGAAATTGCGGCAAGCGCCAAAAACGGCGTCAATCCCCATCTTGATTGTGACCGGGTTGGTTGGCGATCAACCAAGACAAGAATGTATGGCGCTGGGCGCCACCCATTTTTTTGCGAAGCCCTATGAACTCAAAGAAATTGGGCAAACGGTAACCGATGAACTTGAAAAACACCAAGTGGGCCAATCGAATGAGCGGACGGATTTAGATACGGGGTTGCCGAACCGGGCGGAGTTTTGCGTAACCTATGACGAGGTCTGCCAAACCAATTCGAAGGCGCAGTTGGTGATGGCCTTTATTGATATTGATTCGTTCTCCATGATTCAAGACCGTTATGGCAGCGAAAATGCGCGCCTGGTGATTATCAGAACCGCTGCGCTGATTACCGAACAATTGAATGACGCTGATATTCTTGCGCGCTGGAACGGGGAAGACCTGGTTGTCTTGTTCCCTTCGTCTGATGTGAACCAAGCCAAGCAGTGCATCAGCGCTGCGTTAGAAAACCTGCGTTCCGAACCAATGTCACTCGGCGGCGCGGATTCAATCACATTGACCTTTTCAGCGGGGATCGCCAGCGTGAGCGCGCCGCAGCCGGTTGACGAAGCGGTCCTCAAAGCGCAACGATTTTGTTACCTGGCTAAGTCGGAAGGCCGCAACCGAATTGCGATTGAACAAGAGTCTACCCGCGAGGCGAAGAAAACGCTGTTGTTGGCGGAAGACGACGAACTCATCGCGTCAATTATCAAACACCGTCTCGGACGCGAAGGGTTTGAAGTCGCCCATTTCACCGATGGAGAATCGGCCCTCAACGCTGCCCAAGAGCGCCTCTATTCAATTGTGGTCCTTGATGTAAAAATGCCCGTGATGGATGGCTTTGAAGTGTTGTCCCGCTTACGTGAGACATCCGAATATGCAAAACGCCCCATTGTGTTATTGACCGCAATGGGGAGCGAAAAAGATATCGTAAGAGGGTTTAAACTCGGCGCAAATGATTACATCTTGAAACCGTTTTCTCCCGTTCAGTTATTAGCGCGTGTGCAAAGGTTGTTAAAAGCGTGA
- a CDS encoding sigma-54 dependent transcriptional regulator, which yields MERSALNSYRPKALVIDDEEVICMSCRRILTADGFDVETHQDPSKGLHEALRDQYDVILLDMRMPELDGLEVLQEIKKAGVRAEVIVITGYSSVQSAVDVMKLGAADYVCKPFSPEELRIVVEKTIEGSPAIRAARALRRDVEAAAGFEGMIGESPSMLKVFALIQKVAPTTGTVLITGDSGVGKELAARAVHRLSPRKSQPFLACDCSTLAPSLLESELFGHVKGSFSGAISTKKGMFEVADQGALFLDELANISLETQGKLLRVLETRRVKKVGDAEEREVDIRLIAATNRDLLAMSKQGEFREDLYYRLNVVPIHIPPLRERTEDIPLLVNAFLERFRRANPSAPQSFTQDAMNLLQGYQWPGNVRELRNAIERIAILCDAERVEIKHVPEELRTAVVPRGFGEPPVPQDWDTFKDFKKVVRDAAVSDVERRFLEDALKRTRGNVSKAADLVGMQRTNLHALMAKYDIRADEYQ from the coding sequence ATGGAGCGCTCTGCCCTTAATTCATACCGACCCAAAGCGCTGGTGATTGATGACGAAGAAGTCATCTGCATGAGTTGCCGCCGCATCCTCACCGCAGACGGTTTCGATGTTGAAACGCACCAAGACCCGTCAAAAGGATTGCACGAAGCATTACGCGACCAGTATGACGTAATTCTGCTCGATATGCGTATGCCAGAGTTGGACGGCCTTGAAGTGTTGCAAGAAATCAAAAAAGCCGGCGTCCGTGCAGAAGTGATCGTCATTACAGGCTACTCCAGCGTACAATCCGCCGTCGATGTGATGAAACTGGGCGCGGCGGATTACGTCTGCAAGCCCTTTTCGCCGGAAGAACTACGCATCGTCGTCGAAAAGACCATCGAAGGATCGCCCGCCATCCGCGCGGCGCGCGCGCTGCGGCGCGATGTGGAAGCAGCAGCCGGGTTTGAAGGCATGATCGGCGAAAGCCCGTCTATGCTCAAAGTGTTTGCGCTTATTCAAAAAGTCGCGCCGACCACCGGGACGGTGTTAATCACGGGTGATAGCGGCGTCGGCAAAGAGCTCGCCGCCCGCGCCGTCCATCGCCTCAGTCCGCGCAAATCGCAGCCCTTTCTGGCGTGCGATTGCAGTACGCTTGCGCCCTCCTTGTTAGAAAGCGAACTCTTCGGTCATGTCAAAGGGTCGTTTTCCGGCGCAATCTCAACCAAAAAAGGCATGTTTGAAGTCGCCGACCAGGGCGCGTTGTTTCTCGACGAACTGGCCAATATTTCATTAGAAACCCAGGGGAAACTTCTGCGCGTTCTCGAAACCCGCCGCGTGAAAAAAGTGGGCGACGCCGAAGAGCGCGAGGTCGACATCCGCCTGATCGCCGCCACCAACCGCGACTTGCTCGCCATGAGCAAGCAAGGCGAATTTCGCGAAGATTTATATTACCGGCTCAATGTGGTACCAATCCACATCCCGCCGTTACGCGAACGAACCGAAGACATCCCCTTGCTGGTCAATGCGTTTTTAGAGCGTTTCCGGCGCGCCAATCCCTCGGCGCCGCAGTCGTTCACACAAGACGCAATGAACTTATTACAAGGCTATCAATGGCCCGGTAATGTTCGCGAATTGCGCAACGCCATTGAACGCATCGCCATTCTTTGCGACGCTGAGCGGGTGGAAATCAAACACGTGCCCGAAGAATTACGAACGGCGGTGGTCCCTCGCGGATTTGGCGAACCGCCCGTGCCGCAGGACTGGGACACATTCAAAGATTTCAAAAAAGTCGTACGCGACGCCGCCGTCAGCGATGTCGAACGGCGGTTTTTAGAAGATGCGCTGAAACGCACTCGGGGCAACGTCAGCAAGGCGGCGGATCTGGTTGGGATGCAACGCACCAACCTTCATGCGCTAATGGCGAAATATGATATCCGCGCAGATGAATATCAATAA